In Geitlerinema sp. PCC 9228, the genomic window GGGGAGATACGGTTGAGGTAGCGGAAAATCCAGTATTTAAAAACAGTATCGAGAATCACGGGGAAGGTGGCAATAAACAGAAAGATAAATTCGCGGCTTTCTGGCAATCCCAAGTGGCGGGAAATGCCTTCTAAAATGACCTCCCAACCGTGGGGGGAGTGGAATCCCACAAACATATCGGTAAACAGGATAATGATAAAGGCTTTGGCGCTATCGCTCAAGCCGTAAACCAGGTCATCCATAAACGATTTTAAAACCGAAATTTCCCGCTGGCTGCGGAACAAGACCATGCCAAAGGCGGCAAAGGCACATAAATCGGCGAAAATGTTTTTGATGGCGTTGGAACTTTCCTGGCGGTATTTTTCGGCAATTTCGTGCGCTTTTTCGTTAACTTTTTCTTCAACTTCGCGATCGCTTAAACGATGACCTTGTCCGATTAACGATTCAAATTTAATGCGTTCTTCATATCTTTGCAACTCCATGTAGGCTTCTTCTTCCATGTCTACGTTGAGGAAAACTTCGGTTTGGCCGCGATCGCGAATTTCTTCTACAATGGGACCCACCACAAAGGTTTTTGCTACTTGGTGGGTGAGTAGGGGAATGAGAATTAACAGAATAATAAATTTTAAAGAAATAACGGTTTTGGTTTTGGAACTGCGGAAGTTTTCAATGACTTCTTCTTCCGCTTCCGGATCGAGTTCCCGTTTGATGCGGTTGATGGTACGTAAAATCGAACGCGGCATGAAACTGGTACGATCGGAAAACGATCCTTTGCTGCTTTTTTTGCCGCGACCTGGGGAACGACTCGATCGCGATCGCTCTTGAGATTTTCCGGCACTGTTTTGGCTGCGATGGTTGGTATTGGTGGGGCGTTTTTGAGGGGTGATTGAGAAACTGCGATCGCTGGGAGCGTTGCTATCGGTTTGCTGCTTGCCATTTTGCGCCACAGAAACGCCTACGGAATCGTCGGTTTCGCTTTCCGATTCTTGGGGAGGGGGGGATGGGGAAGCCTGGGAGCGAGATTTGGATTTGTAGGTATCGATAATTTCATCAATAAATTGGAGTTT contains:
- a CDS encoding proton extrusion protein PcxA; protein product: MTANKPGSSQSNNWLQRARNWFFGTPERALEQAYIAACNIRKIEEKYFNGNKIAVENASHGEQTFAYFQSELKRNLKTAKIRLREFRSSRGVVSSWQKQQSETIDLEPAALPGDSVSTTYRDPYEIVLEKLQFIDEIIDTYKSKSRSQASPSPPPQESESETDDSVGVSVAQNGKQQTDSNAPSDRSFSITPQKRPTNTNHRSQNSAGKSQERSRSSRSPGRGKKSSKGSFSDRTSFMPRSILRTINRIKRELDPEAEEEVIENFRSSKTKTVISLKFIILLILIPLLTHQVAKTFVVGPIVEEIRDRGQTEVFLNVDMEEEAYMELQRYEERIKFESLIGQGHRLSDREVEEKVNEKAHEIAEKYRQESSNAIKNIFADLCAFAAFGMVLFRSQREISVLKSFMDDLVYGLSDSAKAFIIILFTDMFVGFHSPHGWEVILEGISRHLGLPESREFIFLFIATFPVILDTVFKYWIFRYLNRISPSAVATYRNMNE